The nucleotide window CAGTGCAGGTGGAAGAAGCTCCTGCGCCGCCCCCTCCTGTTCAGCCAGCTTCCACTGCCCCTTCTGCCCCGAGAAAGGCAGCCGGCCGTCCACGTAGAAGACGATAAGTTTAGTGCGTCACCCAATCGAACGTGCGGGTGACAGCGCGCTTCCAATCGCGATAGCGACGTTCGCGTTCTGTCGGCGCAAAAGCAGGTTGCCATTCCCGGTCTTGCGACCAGTTGGCTCGCAATTCGTCTTCCGTTTTCCAGAAACCCACGGCTAGCCCAGCGGTATATGCCGCGCCAAGCGAGGTGATTTCGGACATCGCCGTGCGAATCACCGGTACGCCGAGAATGTCGGCCTGAAACTGCATGAGCAAGGCGTTGCCCACCATGCCACCATCCACTTTGAGCGACGGCAAAGGCATACCGGCATCGGCGTTCATCGCGTCCAAAACTTCGCGCGTTTGAAATGCCGTCGCTTCCAGCGCGGCGCGAGCCAAGTGCCCTTTGTTCGCATATCCGCTCAGGCCCACGATCACTCCGCGCGCATCGTCGCGCCAATAGGGAGCGAACAAGCCGGAAAACGCTGGGACGAAAAATACCCCGCCGTTGTCCTCGACCGTACCCGCCAGCGCCTCGATATCCGCCGACCGTTCGATGATCCCCAAATTGTCGCGCAGCCACTGCACTGCCGCCCCGGCGATAGCAATCGAACCTTCCAAGGCATAGTGAGCTTTTTGCTGCCCTAACCGATAGGCAACGGTGGTCAGCAAGCCACTCCTGGAGTGGACAATCTGCGTTCCGGTATTCAGCAGCATGAAGCAGCCGGTACCGTAGGTATTTTTGGCTTCCCCCGAGGCGAAACACACCTGACCGAACAGCGCAGCTTGCTGATCGCCTAAATCGCCGGCGACGGGAACGCCAGCCAACAGGCCGTGCGCCTCTCCGTACACCTCGCTTGAAGACGTGATCGTCGGCAACATGGCGCGAGGAATGCCCATGAGCCGCAGGACATCCTCGTCCCAGGCCAGGGTCTCCAGATTCATGAGCATGGTACGGCTGGCATTGGACACATCCGTTACATGGACGCCGCCCTGCCGTCCTCCGGTCAAATTCCAGATCAACCACGAATCGATAGTACCGAACAACAATTGCCCGGCGGCAGCTTTCTCCGCCGCTTCGGGCACGTTCTCTAAAATCCAGCGCAGTTTCGGTCCAGAAAAATAGGTGGCCAGCGGTAGTCCCACTTTGCGGCGCAGTTGCTCTTGTCCACCGACGGCGGCCAATCGCTTACAGATCTCGGCGGTGCGAGTGTCTTGCCAGACAATCGCGTTGCAGGCCGGCTCGCCAGTGGTGCGATCCCAGACGACCGTGGTCTCGCGCTGATTCGTGACTCCAACGGCAGCGAGATCGCTCGCCGGCATGCGTCCTTGCTGCAAAGCGCCAGCGATCACCTCTTGTACGTTGCGCCAGATCTCTTGCGGGTCATGCTCCACCCAACCGGGCTGAGGATAGATTTGCGCGTGTTCCTTCTGGGCACGCGCCAGCACGGTTCCGAGTCGATCAAAGATCATGCAACGAGAACTCGTCGTGCCTTGGTCGATGGCGGCAATGAAGCGACGGGAGGGCATGGCAGTGAGCGAAAAAACACAGGGGCACGGTTCGCCGTGCCCCTGCAAGGGGACCGATTTCTGGTCGTCATTCCCGCGCAGGCGGGAATCCAGTCTTTTGCTCCTGGATTCCGGGCCTCGCGTTGCTCGCCCGGAATGACAGGCTCTTCGAGTTTCGTCCAGCGAAGTTACGCCAGCCCCAGCTCACGCAGCTTCTCTGGCAGTGGGCGTCCCTGATTATCCCACCCACGCAGTTGGTAGTATTCGTCGAGCATGGGAGGCAGATCGACGACATGCCCTTTGCTTGGCCCCTCGGTAAGCGGCTCCGAGGTAATGCGCGGCGGTAAGTTGTCGTCGGCGCGGGTGAGCCCGGCGGCGTTGTTAAACATCCGCTCCAGGTTCCAGATGCGCTCGCCGATCTTGAGCATGTCTTCCGGACCGCCCGCCTGATGGCCCAGCGATTCGCTCACCATGGCCATGACGTCCTCGCCGGGATTCATATCGAATGTCGAGAACAAGCAAATCCCGGAGGCATCGACAAACGAAGTCGTGTTTTGCAGGATCGTGAGCCAGTAAGGCTTTTCCTGCGTGGTGAAAGGATCGAGCTTAATCGGGTTGCCGAAGTGTTCGAGGGAAATCGTGTAGCCAC belongs to Deltaproteobacteria bacterium and includes:
- the glpK gene encoding glycerol kinase GlpK, which produces MPSRRFIAAIDQGTTSSRCMIFDRLGTVLARAQKEHAQIYPQPGWVEHDPQEIWRNVQEVIAGALQQGRMPASDLAAVGVTNQRETTVVWDRTTGEPACNAIVWQDTRTAEICKRLAAVGGQEQLRRKVGLPLATYFSGPKLRWILENVPEAAEKAAAGQLLFGTIDSWLIWNLTGGRQGGVHVTDVSNASRTMLMNLETLAWDEDVLRLMGIPRAMLPTITSSSEVYGEAHGLLAGVPVAGDLGDQQAALFGQVCFASGEAKNTYGTGCFMLLNTGTQIVHSRSGLLTTVAYRLGQQKAHYALEGSIAIAGAAVQWLRDNLGIIERSADIEALAGTVEDNGGVFFVPAFSGLFAPYWRDDARGVIVGLSGYANKGHLARAALEATAFQTREVLDAMNADAGMPLPSLKVDGGMVGNALLMQFQADILGVPVIRTAMSEITSLGAAYTAGLAVGFWKTEDELRANWSQDREWQPAFAPTERERRYRDWKRAVTRTFDWVTH